A stretch of Syntrophales bacterium DNA encodes these proteins:
- a CDS encoding HigA family addiction module antitoxin — protein sequence MTKKRISPVHPGVYLKELLDELTLSQYRLAKDICVPAMRVSYVVNGKRPVTAELALRLGRYFGQSPRYWLNLQSRYDMDIAEDTLSDQVERQVRPLAAAVS from the coding sequence ATGACCAAGAAACGCATTTCACCGGTACATCCCGGGGTATATTTGAAGGAATTATTGGATGAACTGACGTTGTCCCAATATCGCCTTGCGAAAGACATTTGTGTGCCCGCCATGCGGGTCAGTTACGTCGTGAATGGAAAACGACCGGTTACTGCTGAACTCGCTCTGCGTTTAGGGCGATATTTTGGCCAGAGCCCGCGTTATTGGCTGAACCTGCAAAGTCGATATGACATGGATATTGCGGAAGATACCTTGTCAGACCAGGTGGAGAGACAAGTTCGACCACTTGCCGCTGCTGTGTCATAA